One Synechococcus sp. Nb3U1 genomic window, GTCGAGCCTTCATCACGATGGCTGGCCAAGCGGGATTACTGGTGAATGTGCCGGATCCGGCCCGTCTGAATCCCAATCGGGTACTAAGACGCGGAGAAGGAGCAGTGCTGCTCCATCAGGCTCTGGTGTATCGTGGGCAAATTCTGGCTCTGCCCGAACCGGTAGCCCAACTGCGCCCGGCGGAGGCTCCGGTGGCGGCCCGCCCTGAGATTCTGCAAACTCGCATCACCCCGGAATCGGGTGTAGTTCCCGCCGGGGGGACATTGACTATTGAGGCTCAAGGAACCCCCAACGGCAGCGCCACTGTGGATGTTGGCGGTTTGGTGCAAGCTTTGCCCATGCAGGAGGTTCAGCCCGGTTACTATCGTGCCGTTTACAGCCTAGGCCCACAAGACAGCGCCCTCAGCCCCGATATCAGCATTCAACTGACTGTCAACGGCGTCAGCACCCGTATTCAACAGCGACAACCTCAACTGGCCTTGGGGAATGTGGCTCCACCCCCGGTTGAATCAGTTTTTTCTCCGCCAAACTCGCAAGAGCCTACTTTTCCAGTCAGTCCCGCTATTCCTGCCACCGCCAGCAGCGTTTATCCGCGCATCGAGGCCATTCGTTTGGATCCCCAGCGCAACTTAATCGAGGGGGATATCCTCACCATTGCCATCTGGGCAGATTCTGGGGGGATCGCGCAGTTTGATCTGGGGAATCTGGCCTTGAACCAGCCAATGCGGGAAGTCCGGCCCAACCACTACGAAGGTACCTATGTGGTCGCCCCCACCCACCAAGCCAACAACCCCGCACTGCGGATCGTGCTCACCAAGAATGGCCTCAGCCAAGAGCACCGGGAGATTTTGCCCTTTTCGATAGATGGATCCGAGGGTACCCGCTCCACCATTCAACCGGTATCCACACCCATCGCCACAGGGTTACCCCAGATTTTCAGTGTCACCACCAACAGCAGCAACTTACGCATGGGAGAAATTCTTAAGGTGACGATGCGAGGGGATCCAGGAGGCCGAGCTGCCTTCCGAATTATCGGGGTAACACCGGAAATTGAGATGCGGGAAATTTCTCCGGGTCTTTACGAAACCCAGCAACAACTTCCCTTTAATATGCAACAGGTAACCAATGGCACGATTGAGGTAATTCTGCAACGGGGCGGGCAGCAGACCACTCAAACTAGCCCTTCACCCATCACCATTTCCTCTTGAGGTCAGCAGCAACCTGAGGTGCATAACTGGGTGCCAAAGCTTATCCTTTAGATTGAGCTTAGATTGAGCTCATCTCCGGCAATTTGAGAGTAC contains:
- a CDS encoding S-layer protein, with product MRCSWPLALGLCWTLGWSSVSLPVWAQEVGQESSLAWVDAYAAALERQTDVVITGDPLSATLTRLELAQWLTEFFGYVPNPNQVQVISDLEPNTPDYWTAQAVLQAGAMRLYEGGQFRPEGDLTRLEALAILVRALQLPAPSQADMDTWMALYTDAADVPEVGRAFITMAGQAGLLVNVPDPARLNPNRVLRRGEGAVLLHQALVYRGQILALPEPVAQLRPAEAPVAARPEILQTRITPESGVVPAGGTLTIEAQGTPNGSATVDVGGLVQALPMQEVQPGYYRAVYSLGPQDSALSPDISIQLTVNGVSTRIQQRQPQLALGNVAPPPVESVFSPPNSQEPTFPVSPAIPATASSVYPRIEAIRLDPQRNLIEGDILTIAIWADSGGIAQFDLGNLALNQPMREVRPNHYEGTYVVAPTHQANNPALRIVLTKNGLSQEHREILPFSIDGSEGTRSTIQPVSTPIATGLPQIFSVTTNSSNLRMGEILKVTMRGDPGGRAAFRIIGVTPEIEMREISPGLYETQQQLPFNMQQVTNGTIEVILQRGGQQTTQTSPSPITISS